Proteins encoded in a region of the Saccharothrix ecbatanensis genome:
- a CDS encoding Ca2+-dependent phosphoinositide-specific phospholipase C, protein MKRLTIAVAALLMTALPGTAHAATATGGTAVGVHNAYTQQTAPFLVDVLDKKPGLVELDVWTNFLFSRDFQVGHDPGNANNCARATAYDQLRTGARNQNLATCLRNIRLWHDRNPAHPLMVLKVEFKNGFDDRGGFGPDEFDRIVADTLGASSVFGPAQLIGSHATLDAAARAGAWPHRSALTGKFVILVEVGTFEQGNPFDNYDTDLEYADRLISARNGGVLGSALAFPAINGASQSDPRVGDRGGARAPWFVAFDGGASSYAGWPGDSYLGGHYLVVMTDAHAVSPAIDSRNPSVSDAQARVRQLAGKGATIVSSDWVDPAIVGYTVG, encoded by the coding sequence ATGAAGCGTCTGACAATCGCAGTGGCCGCACTCCTGATGACGGCCCTGCCCGGAACCGCACACGCCGCGACGGCGACCGGCGGTACCGCGGTGGGTGTCCACAACGCTTACACGCAGCAGACCGCCCCGTTCCTGGTCGACGTGCTGGACAAGAAGCCCGGTCTCGTCGAGTTGGACGTGTGGACCAACTTCCTGTTCAGCCGTGACTTCCAGGTGGGCCACGACCCGGGCAACGCCAACAACTGCGCCCGCGCCACCGCGTACGACCAGCTGCGGACCGGCGCCCGCAACCAGAACCTCGCCACGTGCCTGCGCAACATCCGGCTGTGGCACGACCGCAACCCCGCCCACCCGCTGATGGTGCTGAAGGTCGAGTTCAAGAACGGTTTCGACGACCGCGGCGGGTTCGGCCCGGACGAGTTCGACCGGATCGTGGCGGACACGCTCGGCGCGTCGTCGGTGTTCGGCCCGGCGCAGCTCATCGGCTCGCACGCGACCTTGGACGCCGCCGCCCGCGCGGGCGCGTGGCCGCACCGTTCGGCGTTGACCGGCAAGTTCGTGATCCTGGTCGAGGTCGGCACGTTCGAACAGGGCAACCCGTTCGACAACTACGACACCGACCTGGAGTACGCGGACCGGCTGATCTCGGCCCGCAACGGCGGCGTGCTCGGTTCGGCGCTGGCGTTCCCGGCGATCAACGGCGCGTCCCAGTCCGACCCGCGTGTGGGTGACCGCGGTGGCGCCCGTGCGCCGTGGTTCGTGGCGTTCGACGGTGGCGCGTCGTCGTACGCGGGGTGGCCGGGCGACTCGTACCTGGGCGGCCACTACCTGGTGGTGATGACGGACGCGCACGCCGTGTCACCGGCGATCGACTCCCGCAACCCGTCCGTGTCGGACGCGCAGGCGCGGGTGCGGCAACTGGCCGGCAAGGGCGCGACGATCGTGTCCAGCGACTGGGTCGACCCCGCGATCGTGGGCTACACGGTCGGCTGA
- the paaZ gene encoding phenylacetic acid degradation bifunctional protein PaaZ, with product MAMLRSYVSGRWHASSAEGTPLHDAVTGEEFARISSQGIDMAAALDHGRRVGGPALRELTFHQRAALLKALASHLREHREELYALSARSGATKTDSLIDVDGGIGVLFGYASKAKRELPNDTVYVDGAVEPLSRGGTFVGQHIATPLRGVAVQINAFNFPMWGPLEKFAPAFIAGVPSLIKPASQTAYVTEKLVELMLAADLLPAGSLQLVTGSAGDLLDHLTAQDLVGFTGSASTAQVLRTHPAVVRNSVRFNAEADSLNCSILGPDAVEGTPEFDLFVKQLVSEMTVKAGQKCTAIRRALVPASLMDAVADAASARLAKVVIGNPANDTVRMGALAGLEQREEVRRSLKALLEVGEVVYGSPDRVEVVDADAERGAFLSPVLLKADPDHAQPHQVEAFGPVSTLMAYQDVEHAVELAARGAGSLVGSVVTHDADFAREVVIGVSPWHGRVLVLDRDDAKESTGHGSPLPALIHGGPGRAGGGEEMGGIRGVLHHMQRTAVQASPRVLSAVTGRWVTGAPRTESDVHPFRKSLRELKIGDTVVAGPRVVTMADIEHFAEFTGDTFYAHMDEEAAAANPFFGGRVAHGYLVVSFAAGLFVSPDPGPVLANVGLENLRFLTPTFPGDELTVTLTAKQITPREDKDYGEVRWDADLVNQKGESVAKYDVLTFVAKQ from the coding sequence ATGGCCATGCTGCGCAGCTACGTGTCCGGTCGCTGGCACGCCTCGTCCGCCGAGGGCACACCCCTCCACGACGCCGTGACCGGCGAGGAGTTCGCCCGGATCTCGTCGCAGGGGATCGACATGGCGGCGGCCCTGGACCACGGCCGGCGCGTCGGCGGACCGGCGCTGCGGGAGCTCACGTTCCACCAGCGCGCGGCCCTGCTCAAGGCCCTGGCGTCACACCTGCGGGAACACCGCGAAGAGCTGTACGCCCTGTCCGCCCGATCGGGCGCGACCAAGACCGACTCGCTGATCGACGTGGACGGCGGCATCGGCGTCCTGTTCGGCTACGCCAGCAAGGCCAAGCGCGAACTGCCCAACGACACCGTCTACGTGGACGGCGCGGTGGAGCCGCTGAGCCGTGGCGGCACGTTCGTCGGCCAGCACATCGCCACCCCGCTGCGGGGCGTCGCGGTGCAGATCAACGCCTTCAACTTCCCCATGTGGGGCCCGCTGGAGAAGTTCGCCCCCGCGTTCATCGCGGGCGTGCCGTCGCTGATCAAGCCCGCCTCCCAGACCGCCTACGTCACCGAGAAGCTGGTCGAGCTGATGCTCGCCGCCGACCTGCTGCCGGCAGGCTCGCTGCAACTGGTCACCGGCAGCGCGGGCGACCTGCTGGACCACCTGACCGCCCAGGACCTGGTCGGCTTCACCGGCTCCGCGTCCACCGCCCAGGTCCTGCGCACGCACCCGGCCGTGGTGCGCAACAGCGTGCGCTTCAACGCCGAAGCGGACTCGCTGAACTGCTCGATCCTCGGCCCGGACGCGGTCGAGGGCACGCCCGAGTTCGACCTGTTCGTCAAGCAGCTCGTCAGCGAGATGACGGTCAAGGCAGGCCAGAAGTGCACCGCGATCCGGCGCGCCCTGGTCCCCGCCTCCCTCATGGACGCCGTCGCGGACGCGGCGAGCGCGCGTCTGGCGAAGGTCGTCATCGGCAACCCCGCCAACGACACCGTGCGGATGGGCGCGCTGGCCGGGCTGGAGCAGCGCGAGGAGGTCCGGCGGTCGCTGAAGGCACTGCTGGAAGTCGGCGAGGTCGTCTACGGCTCACCCGACCGGGTGGAAGTGGTGGACGCCGACGCCGAGCGCGGCGCGTTCCTGTCGCCCGTGCTGCTCAAGGCCGACCCGGACCACGCCCAGCCGCACCAGGTGGAGGCGTTCGGACCGGTGTCCACGCTGATGGCCTACCAGGACGTCGAGCACGCGGTGGAGTTGGCCGCCCGGGGTGCGGGCAGCCTGGTCGGCTCGGTCGTCACGCACGACGCGGACTTCGCGCGCGAGGTCGTGATCGGGGTGTCGCCGTGGCACGGCCGCGTCCTGGTGCTGGACCGGGACGACGCCAAGGAGTCCACGGGCCACGGCTCGCCGCTCCCCGCGCTGATCCACGGCGGACCGGGTCGGGCGGGCGGCGGCGAGGAGATGGGCGGCATCCGCGGCGTGCTGCACCACATGCAGCGCACGGCCGTCCAGGCGAGCCCACGGGTGCTGAGCGCGGTCACGGGGCGGTGGGTCACGGGCGCGCCGCGCACCGAGTCGGACGTGCACCCGTTCCGGAAGTCGTTGCGGGAGCTGAAGATCGGTGACACGGTCGTCGCCGGGCCGCGCGTCGTGACGATGGCGGACATCGAGCACTTCGCCGAGTTCACCGGCGACACGTTCTACGCGCACATGGACGAGGAGGCCGCGGCGGCGAACCCGTTCTTCGGCGGCCGGGTCGCGCACGGGTACCTGGTCGTGTCGTTCGCGGCGGGCCTGTTCGTCTCGCCCGACCCGGGGCCGGTGCTGGCGAACGTCGGGCTGGAGAACCTGAGGTTCCTCACGCCCACGTTCCCGGGTGACGAGCTGACCGTGACGTTGACCGCGAAGCAGATCACGCCGCGGGAGGACAAGGACTACGGCGAGGTCCGGTGGGACGCCGACCTGGTCAACCAGAAGGGCGAGTCGGTGGCCAAGTACGACGTGCTCACCTTCGTGGCCAAGCAGTAG